One Thermoanaerobaculia bacterium genomic region harbors:
- a CDS encoding SAM-dependent methyltransferase gives MNRRRGKPVLLKPERRIGSSVTSGLLSSHPASFRDPSGTIFLHGESILRSISPTYASTYTHLNESGLFKALVEKKMLVSHTELDEKEFTEVEFWKVIAPEKIPFISYPYEWTFQQLKDAALLTLKIQSLALDHGMSLKDASAYNIQFLRGRPILIDTLSFDLLTPNRPWVAYRQFCQHFLAPLACMAYGDSRISILLRDFIDGLPLELAADLLPFRTRLSPGLLLHLHLHARAQRRKVERSGPAPRFSDIAMRGILDSLTSSVSRLRPARRASSWTEYYDTFSYSEALFETKRRTVQSWLEKIRPENLWDLGANTGVFARLASGMNIPTIAFDLDPASVELMYTRQKKEKDSCLLPLVMDLTNPSPSLGWHHRERQSLLDRGPAHTVLALALIHHLAIGNNVPLHAIASFFADAGKFLILEFVPKEDSMVQQMLRHRKDIFDTYSEEHCVRSFEKWFAIQERVPLEENGRTLFLMRRRNEP, from the coding sequence ATGAACAGGAGAAGGGGGAAACCAGTTCTCCTGAAGCCTGAACGACGAATTGGTTCCTCTGTGACATCCGGCCTTCTATCCTCACATCCTGCTTCCTTCCGTGATCCATCGGGAACGATCTTTCTCCATGGGGAGTCGATCCTTCGCTCCATCTCCCCCACCTACGCCTCCACATACACTCATCTGAACGAATCGGGCCTCTTCAAGGCTCTTGTCGAAAAGAAGATGCTGGTCTCCCATACTGAACTGGATGAAAAGGAATTCACTGAGGTAGAGTTCTGGAAAGTTATCGCCCCTGAAAAGATTCCCTTTATTTCCTACCCCTATGAATGGACCTTTCAACAGCTAAAGGATGCCGCTCTCCTGACTCTGAAAATCCAGTCTCTGGCCCTGGATCACGGGATGAGCCTGAAGGATGCCAGTGCGTACAATATCCAGTTCTTGAGAGGTCGTCCAATTCTGATCGACACCCTCTCCTTTGATCTTCTTACTCCCAATCGTCCCTGGGTGGCCTATCGGCAGTTCTGTCAGCATTTCCTCGCACCGCTCGCATGCATGGCTTATGGTGATTCCCGCATTTCAATCCTGCTGCGGGATTTCATCGATGGTCTTCCCCTCGAGCTTGCCGCCGATCTTCTGCCTTTTCGTACGCGTCTTTCTCCCGGACTTCTGCTCCATCTCCATCTCCATGCCCGGGCCCAGCGGCGAAAGGTGGAGCGAAGCGGCCCGGCGCCTCGATTTTCAGACATAGCCATGCGGGGCATCCTCGATTCTCTGACATCCTCCGTTTCCAGACTGCGTCCTGCCCGTCGCGCCTCCAGCTGGACGGAATATTACGATACCTTTTCGTATTCGGAAGCCCTCTTTGAAACAAAGAGGCGCACGGTTCAGTCCTGGCTGGAAAAGATTCGTCCTGAGAATCTGTGGGATCTGGGTGCCAATACGGGGGTTTTTGCCCGCCTTGCTTCCGGTATGAATATTCCCACCATTGCCTTTGACCTGGATCCGGCTTCGGTGGAATTGATGTATACCCGGCAGAAGAAGGAGAAGGACTCCTGCCTCCTGCCCCTTGTCATGGATCTGACCAACCCGTCGCCCTCTCTGGGCTGGCATCACCGTGAGCGACAATCATTACTGGACCGTGGTCCGGCCCATACCGTTCTCGCCCTGGCCCTCATTCACCATCTGGCCATAGGTAATAATGTACCCCTTCACGCCATTGCCTCGTTCTTTGCCGATGCCGGAAAATTCCTTATCCTGGAATTTGTTCCAAAAGAGGATTCCATGGTTCAGCAAATGCTCCGGCATCGAAAGGATATCTTTGATACCTATTCCGAAGAACATTGTGTCCGAAGCTTTGAAAAGTGGTTCGCCATCCAGGAACGTGTTCCGCTGGAAGAAAATGGAAGAACTCTCTTTCTGATGCGACGGCGGAATGAACCGTAA
- a CDS encoding sulfatase-like hydrolase/transferase — MNRNSFPSLLHPFFFSIFPALSLLAHNLTLSSYREILVPVGINLTMTALLLVILIVFRVSHTKAGLAVSMFWLLFYSFGQVLGVVFGTTYGEISRPILIMGLVFWVVILIGSVVVVLRSKKEFPSLGKLLFVISLVAVLVPAGRVALRNLSSPASLSQWETVRESVIQSMPSSPFIRPDIVYVIVDGYGREDILKEMYGIQNESFLRELEEMGFFVADRSVSNYNQTDLSLASSLNMAYLQDLLVPGSVNRIDLIQHSTIVELLKRYGYKTVSFATGYTETDMPFTDRYLGPGLALTEYQTLLLQYTPLPPIFDLLNMATPYDLHRKRISYILDHLPDTVADPGPVFVFAHLLIPHPPFVWDASCRPIDPPVEFSLRDGQHFMAGQSRDDYVKGYAGQISCLNKRLLPMLRRLIQNSSRDRPLVVLLQGDHGPGSQLDWDSAERSNVTERFSILNAYRLPGGDDQWSPGNSITPVNTFRLVCNRYFGSGLPYIPNASYFVPWGPKLISTDVTKRLGIEGDP; from the coding sequence ATGAACCGTAATTCTTTTCCCTCTCTCCTTCATCCCTTCTTTTTCTCCATCTTTCCTGCCCTCTCCCTGCTGGCACACAACCTGACTCTATCTTCGTACAGGGAAATCCTCGTGCCCGTTGGGATCAACCTGACGATGACCGCTCTTCTTCTGGTCATCCTGATCGTGTTCAGAGTTTCCCACACAAAGGCCGGCCTGGCCGTCAGTATGTTCTGGCTTCTCTTTTACAGCTTTGGCCAGGTCCTGGGTGTGGTATTCGGAACGACGTACGGGGAAATTTCCCGACCGATCCTGATCATGGGTCTGGTTTTCTGGGTCGTCATCCTTATCGGTTCTGTGGTTGTGGTCCTTCGATCCAAGAAGGAGTTTCCATCCCTTGGCAAACTTCTGTTCGTCATCTCCCTCGTGGCCGTTCTTGTGCCAGCCGGAAGGGTTGCTTTGAGAAATCTTTCTTCTCCGGCATCCCTGTCCCAATGGGAAACGGTCCGTGAATCGGTCATTCAATCCATGCCCTCTTCTCCATTCATTCGACCGGATATTGTCTATGTCATTGTCGATGGCTACGGGCGGGAAGATATCTTGAAGGAGATGTACGGGATTCAAAACGAATCCTTTCTGCGGGAACTTGAGGAAATGGGCTTCTTTGTGGCGGACAGAAGTGTGTCCAACTACAACCAGACGGACCTCTCCCTGGCATCTTCTCTGAATATGGCCTATCTCCAGGATCTTCTCGTCCCGGGCTCGGTGAACCGGATCGATCTGATTCAACATTCCACGATCGTGGAGCTTCTCAAACGATACGGATATAAAACAGTCTCCTTTGCGACCGGGTACACGGAAACGGATATGCCCTTTACGGACAGATATCTCGGACCCGGTCTGGCCCTGACCGAATATCAGACCCTCCTTCTGCAGTACACACCGCTCCCTCCCATTTTTGATCTACTGAATATGGCAACCCCTTACGATCTGCACAGGAAGCGCATCTCGTACATTCTGGACCACCTCCCGGATACGGTTGCCGATCCCGGACCTGTCTTTGTCTTTGCCCATCTTCTTATCCCCCATCCGCCCTTTGTATGGGACGCTTCCTGCCGGCCCATCGATCCGCCCGTCGAGTTTTCCCTTCGCGACGGTCAACATTTCATGGCAGGACAGAGCCGGGACGATTATGTGAAGGGCTATGCCGGACAGATATCCTGTCTCAACAAAAGGCTGCTCCCGATGCTTCGACGTCTAATTCAAAACAGCAGTCGGGATCGTCCCCTGGTTGTCCTTCTGCAGGGCGATCACGGCCCCGGGTCCCAGCTTGACTGGGACAGTGCGGAACGATCCAATGTCACAGAACGGTTCTCCATTCTCAACGCATACCGGCTTCCCGGTGGGGATGATCAGTGGAGTCCCGGGAATTCCATTACCCCCGTGAATACCTTTCGCCTGGTCTGCAACCGGTATTTTGGTTCCGGGCTGCCCTATATCCCGAACGCGAGTTACTTTGTTCCGTGGGGCCCAAAGCTTATATCCACCGATGTCACGAAACGCCTTGGGATTGAGGGTGATCCATGA
- the trmFO gene encoding methylenetetrahydrofolate--tRNA-(uracil(54)-C(5))-methyltransferase (FADH(2)-oxidizing) TrmFO, whose amino-acid sequence MKSDIVSVVGGGLAGCECAWQLARTGLEVHLHEMRPERPTPVHQGDRLGELVCSNSLRSDDPIHPAGMLKREMDHAGSLIMAMARRWSVPAGSALATDRNRFSESITEAITSHPRIQVIRGEVTEIPPGWAVIATGPLTSDQLHAVLCEKTGHPLYFYDAVSPVVTQESLDMERLFFGSRYGKGGDDYLNCPMDEEEYLCFYEALTAAEVVDIPDFERAIFFEGCLPIEEMARRGKDTLCYGPFKPVGFVDPRTGRRPHALVQLRREDFDGTTFSLVGCQTRMKHGSQRRVFRLIPGFEHAAFKRMGQMHRNTYIPAPACLDSFLRLKDSPSLFFAGQITGVEGYLESAATGFLAGIYLSRLFQQKEIVPVPPDTAMGGLIRHLTLSDPERFLPSNISFGLIEDGSRKYKRETSARAEKSFQAWWDPIGRELHSDLQEIHK is encoded by the coding sequence TTGAAGTCCGACATCGTTTCCGTAGTTGGTGGGGGTCTCGCGGGTTGCGAGTGCGCCTGGCAGCTGGCCCGGACAGGCCTTGAGGTTCACCTTCATGAAATGAGGCCCGAACGGCCGACGCCTGTGCATCAGGGAGATCGTCTTGGTGAGTTGGTCTGTTCGAACTCGCTTCGAAGCGATGATCCAATCCATCCCGCGGGAATGCTGAAGCGGGAAATGGATCATGCCGGTTCTCTCATCATGGCCATGGCCCGTCGATGGTCCGTCCCCGCCGGGAGCGCCCTGGCCACGGATCGAAATCGGTTTTCCGAATCCATAACAGAGGCCATCACCTCCCATCCCAGGATCCAGGTCATACGAGGAGAGGTCACCGAAATTCCTCCAGGATGGGCGGTAATCGCGACCGGTCCCCTGACTTCGGACCAACTTCACGCTGTCCTGTGTGAAAAGACAGGCCATCCTCTCTACTTTTATGATGCCGTTTCCCCGGTGGTGACTCAGGAATCGCTGGACATGGAGCGCCTCTTCTTCGGATCGCGTTACGGCAAGGGGGGCGATGACTATCTGAACTGTCCCATGGATGAGGAAGAGTACCTCTGTTTTTATGAGGCCCTCACGGCGGCGGAGGTGGTGGACATCCCCGACTTTGAACGGGCAATCTTCTTTGAGGGGTGTCTTCCCATTGAGGAAATGGCCCGGCGGGGAAAGGATACGCTCTGTTATGGTCCCTTTAAACCCGTAGGTTTCGTGGATCCGCGAACGGGTCGTCGTCCTCATGCCCTCGTCCAGCTTCGAAGGGAGGATTTTGACGGCACAACCTTCTCTCTGGTCGGTTGCCAGACCCGGATGAAGCACGGCTCCCAGCGACGTGTCTTTCGGCTTATTCCGGGCTTTGAACATGCCGCCTTCAAAAGAATGGGGCAGATGCATCGAAACACCTATATTCCTGCTCCCGCCTGTCTGGACTCTTTTTTGCGGCTAAAGGATTCTCCTTCCCTGTTTTTCGCGGGCCAGATCACCGGTGTCGAAGGATACCTGGAATCGGCAGCAACGGGATTCCTTGCCGGAATTTACCTTTCCCGACTCTTCCAGCAGAAAGAGATCGTACCGGTTCCTCCGGATACCGCCATGGGCGGCTTGATCCGGCATCTGACGCTATCCGATCCGGAGCGATTTCTCCCTTCTAACATTTCCTTTGGTCTCATAGAGGACGGATCGAGAAAGTATAAACGGGAGACGTCTGCACGGGCGGAAAAGTCCTTTCAGGCCTGGTGGGATCCAATTGGACGCGAACTGCATTCCGATTTACAGGAAATCCATAAATAA
- a CDS encoding carboxymuconolactone decarboxylase family protein — protein MGANRVRTFKEERERLNSIVLENAGLVTKRFFNLDTQTYQDGALPSRTKEMLGLVASTVLRCDDCILYHLIQCREQGLTREELEEILSVSLIVGGSITIPHIRRAWAAWEEMAEA, from the coding sequence ATGGGTGCAAACCGCGTCCGCACGTTCAAAGAGGAACGTGAGCGTCTCAACTCAATCGTTCTGGAAAATGCGGGACTCGTAACCAAGCGATTTTTTAATCTTGATACGCAGACCTATCAGGATGGAGCTTTGCCGTCACGGACAAAGGAAATGCTGGGCCTCGTCGCATCGACCGTCCTTCGTTGCGATGACTGTATTCTCTACCATCTGATCCAGTGCAGAGAACAGGGACTGACTCGAGAGGAGCTGGAAGAAATTCTTTCCGTTTCCCTGATCGTGGGAGGATCCATCACGATACCCCACATCCGCCGTGCCTGGGCAGCATGGGAGGAGATGGCTGAGGCCTGA
- the cysK gene encoding cysteine synthase A produces MKRSHRPKISSSIMETIGNTPLVRLSKIGAQLPAIILAKLEFFNPMSSVKDRIGQAMIEDAEQSGRLTPGTVLVEPTSGNTGIGLAFVAAVKGYRLILTMPETMSLERRKLLQAFGAELVLTPGDQGMGGAIREAQRIVNENPGHLMLQQFSNPANPEIHRGTTALEIWEDTEGAVDILVAGVGTGGTITGVGEVLKSLKPSVQIVAVEPEESPVLSGGQPGPHKLQGIGAGFVPDILNRDIIDEVIPVTAEDTASILKRLAREEGILGGISSGAALRAALQVAEREENRGKTIVVIFPSCGERYLSTWLFQ; encoded by the coding sequence ATGAAACGGAGCCATCGGCCCAAAATATCTTCCTCCATTATGGAGACGATCGGAAACACCCCTCTGGTCCGGCTTTCAAAGATCGGAGCCCAACTACCGGCGATCATTCTGGCCAAACTGGAATTCTTCAACCCCATGTCGAGTGTAAAGGACCGCATCGGCCAGGCCATGATCGAGGACGCCGAGCAATCCGGGAGGTTAACGCCGGGAACCGTTCTTGTCGAGCCCACCAGCGGTAACACGGGAATCGGGCTGGCCTTTGTTGCGGCTGTCAAGGGGTACCGGCTGATTCTTACCATGCCCGAAACCATGAGCCTGGAGAGGAGAAAGCTCCTTCAGGCCTTCGGAGCCGAACTGGTTCTGACACCGGGTGATCAGGGAATGGGCGGGGCGATACGGGAAGCCCAGAGAATCGTGAATGAAAATCCCGGCCATCTCATGCTTCAGCAATTCAGCAATCCCGCCAATCCCGAGATTCACCGCGGGACTACGGCCCTGGAAATCTGGGAGGACACGGAGGGAGCGGTCGATATCCTGGTTGCGGGTGTGGGCACGGGAGGAACGATCACGGGAGTCGGGGAGGTCCTCAAGTCTTTGAAACCCTCGGTTCAGATTGTGGCTGTCGAGCCCGAAGAATCTCCCGTGTTGTCGGGAGGCCAGCCGGGTCCCCACAAGCTCCAGGGAATCGGTGCCGGCTTTGTACCTGACATCCTTAACCGGGACATCATCGATGAAGTAATTCCCGTGACCGCGGAAGATACTGCGTCTATCCTGAAGCGGCTTGCCCGGGAAGAAGGGATCCTGGGAGGCATATCTTCCGGAGCCGCCCTCCGGGCGGCTCTTCAGGTCGCCGAAAGGGAAGAAAACCGGGGAAAGACCATTGTAGTCATCTTTCCATCCTGTGGTGAACGGTACCTTTCCACCTGGCTATTCCAGTGA
- a CDS encoding serine acetyltransferase, translating into MTYPLSDRFLTSVVESLSSPDSYERVLQRKNLEVPMPSIEVLETIVENLRSVIFPGYFGNSDLTPDSLIFHLGSSLDRVFRNLSEQVRRGFCFSCACGNSEHCQHPASEAEEIVKRFFTRLPDIRHKLSTDVQAAYDGDPAAGTHGETIFCYPSIRAMTHYRLAHELYLLGVPLIPRIITEMAHAATGIDIHPGASIGERFFMDHGTGIVIGETSILGTNVRLYQGVTLGAKSFPRDEKGNPVKGIPRHPIVEDGVIIYAGATILGRITIGKDSVIGGNVWVTKDVPPGSRILQGSPVESQFEGGAGI; encoded by the coding sequence ATGACTTACCCTCTATCTGACCGTTTTTTAACTTCCGTTGTTGAATCTCTTTCCAGTCCCGATTCCTACGAGAGAGTCCTGCAGAGAAAGAACCTGGAAGTTCCCATGCCCTCGATTGAGGTGCTTGAAACGATCGTCGAGAACCTCAGATCTGTGATTTTCCCCGGATATTTTGGAAACTCCGACCTGACCCCCGACTCCCTCATCTTTCATCTGGGTTCTTCCCTGGATCGGGTTTTCAGAAACCTGTCCGAGCAGGTAAGAAGGGGATTCTGCTTTTCGTGCGCCTGTGGAAACTCCGAGCACTGCCAGCATCCAGCTTCCGAGGCCGAAGAGATCGTGAAGCGATTTTTTACACGTCTCCCGGACATTCGGCACAAGCTCTCTACGGACGTACAGGCCGCCTATGACGGCGATCCTGCTGCCGGAACCCACGGAGAAACCATCTTCTGTTATCCCAGCATCCGTGCCATGACCCACTATCGACTGGCCCATGAACTCTACCTTCTGGGGGTCCCCCTCATTCCCAGAATTATCACGGAAATGGCTCACGCCGCAACGGGCATCGACATCCACCCTGGAGCCTCCATCGGAGAACGGTTCTTCATGGACCACGGAACCGGGATCGTCATTGGGGAAACTTCGATTCTGGGCACCAATGTCCGTCTCTACCAGGGTGTAACCCTGGGAGCCAAGAGCTTTCCGCGGGACGAGAAAGGGAATCCCGTGAAGGGGATTCCCCGTCATCCCATTGTGGAAGATGGAGTAATCATCTATGCAGGCGCAACGATTCTGGGCCGAATCACGATTGGAAAAGACTCCGTGATCGGTGGAAATGTCTGGGTCACGAAGGACGTACCGCCTGGAAGCCGTATTCTTCAGGGAAGTCCCGTCGAATCACAGTTTGAAGGCGGCGCGGGGATATAG
- a CDS encoding CoA-binding protein, whose protein sequence is MTDQAKEISQILSDSRTVAVIGMSDKTDRDSYVVGMYLHRHGYTVVPVNPTCQTIGGLQCYPSLKKIPDQIQVDIVDIFRRSDAVPPIVEEAIERNVPTIWMQIGANHEEAARRARAKGIQVISDTCIKKEHESRHIAS, encoded by the coding sequence ATGACCGATCAGGCAAAAGAAATTTCTCAGATTCTTTCTGATTCCCGAACCGTGGCCGTCATTGGCATGTCGGACAAAACCGACAGGGATTCGTATGTTGTTGGGATGTATCTTCACAGACACGGATACACGGTCGTGCCCGTAAATCCAACCTGTCAGACGATCGGCGGCCTCCAGTGTTACCCCTCTCTGAAGAAAATTCCCGACCAGATTCAGGTGGATATCGTCGATATTTTTCGCCGTTCCGATGCCGTTCCCCCCATTGTCGAGGAGGCAATCGAGCGGAACGTACCGACGATCTGGATGCAGATTGGAGCAAACCATGAGGAGGCCGCAAGGCGGGCAAGGGCAAAGGGCATCCAGGTGATTTCGGATACCTGCATAAAGAAGGAGCATGAATCCCGGCACATTGCATCCTGA
- a CDS encoding polysaccharide pyruvyl transferase family protein — protein sequence MIFEVRGAGFVNKGAELMLRSVIDQLNTSFQNCKIVIDPIYATRENRISLGLYKKARIKFLRHAGQQIVRLIPEKIRKTYGMITESEIDAVIDISGFAYGDKWGTIYAREMASACKRWKHDNKKVILLPQAFGPFLNHALRKYVRTIINLADIVYARDSQSFQFLQELDGPHLNIREAPDFTVLLDGIPSNEFKKDEKIACIVPNFRMIDMTSGETEEDYLLFLVRSIEYLHQRGITPCLLLHEYSSDIDFGNKIQSALPYSLKMIQKENPLHIKGILGSSYLVMASRFHALVGALSQGIPTIGTGWSHKYDGLFGDYGCMENLISSQELKSDPSPIIDRLLNYSARTSLVQNLKAKAENHRKLVLRMWEEVLEFLRN from the coding sequence ATGATTTTCGAAGTCAGGGGTGCGGGCTTTGTAAACAAGGGTGCAGAACTGATGCTCAGATCCGTAATTGACCAACTGAATACTTCTTTTCAAAATTGTAAAATCGTTATTGACCCTATTTATGCTACCCGCGAAAATCGAATTTCCCTTGGCCTTTACAAAAAGGCCCGGATCAAATTTCTCAGGCATGCGGGTCAACAGATTGTTCGACTTATTCCAGAAAAAATAAGGAAAACGTATGGCATGATTACCGAATCCGAGATTGACGCGGTGATCGATATTTCAGGTTTTGCTTATGGGGATAAGTGGGGAACGATCTATGCCCGGGAAATGGCGTCGGCCTGTAAACGATGGAAACACGACAATAAAAAGGTCATCTTATTACCTCAGGCATTTGGTCCATTTTTAAATCATGCCCTCCGGAAATACGTTCGGACAATAATTAATTTAGCCGACATTGTTTATGCGCGGGATTCCCAGTCTTTCCAGTTCCTCCAGGAACTGGATGGACCGCATTTGAATATCAGAGAAGCTCCCGATTTTACCGTACTCCTCGATGGAATCCCATCGAATGAATTTAAAAAAGACGAAAAGATAGCCTGCATCGTTCCGAACTTCAGAATGATCGATATGACATCAGGGGAAACCGAAGAGGATTATCTGCTCTTTCTTGTCCGATCGATCGAATATCTGCATCAAAGGGGTATAACTCCCTGTCTTCTTCTCCATGAGTACAGCAGCGACATTGATTTTGGCAACAAGATTCAATCTGCCCTGCCCTACTCCCTAAAGATGATTCAAAAGGAAAATCCGCTTCATATTAAAGGAATTCTTGGTTCCAGCTATTTGGTTATGGCCTCACGGTTTCATGCTCTTGTTGGCGCCCTGTCTCAGGGAATTCCTACGATCGGTACCGGTTGGAGCCACAAATATGATGGCCTCTTTGGTGATTATGGATGCATGGAGAATTTGATATCTTCACAAGAACTGAAGAGTGATCCCTCACCCATAATTGATCGTCTCCTCAACTATTCTGCAAGAACATCCCTGGTACAAAACTTAAAGGCGAAAGCAGAAAATCATCGGAAACTGGTTCTTCGAATGTGGGAGGAAGTCCTGGAGTTTCTTCGAAACTGA
- a CDS encoding nitroreductase family protein — MARIIKQGIIAADNYAARICSSTRFLSHLYYSFISLSFSSEKHGVLNGRVTYNKFFKQGLHHESMLRRNIHRLEKGLMMKHTREIFARDYIYETVKLFHRASERSSKMDHGCNPELVHWAHDVLAAYFERVGDDPSVYQAKKEFGIIGHWEDKNDRIPSLHRDVVKGPAPVKTESLLALSKRRKSTRWYRNRQVPREFIDRAIENASHAPSACNRQPFKFMVFDECELVRKILSLSYGTRGFEEDVPVVIVVIGKLSAFSDECDRHVIYIDASLASMSLIYALETMEIGTCCINWPDIKKRDRKMRLLLDLSPDERVIMLIALGYPDPDGMVGYSQKKSVEELRSYNLS, encoded by the coding sequence ATGGCCAGAATCATAAAACAGGGCATTATTGCCGCAGACAATTATGCGGCTAGAATTTGCTCAAGCACACGATTTCTCAGCCACCTTTACTATTCTTTCATCTCGCTATCTTTTTCATCAGAAAAGCACGGTGTTCTCAATGGTAGGGTTACATACAATAAATTCTTCAAGCAAGGATTGCATCATGAATCCATGCTTCGCAGAAATATTCACCGTCTCGAAAAGGGTCTAATGATGAAACACACACGTGAAATCTTTGCAAGAGATTACATTTACGAAACCGTGAAGCTGTTTCATCGCGCCTCAGAAAGATCCTCTAAAATGGATCATGGGTGCAATCCGGAACTTGTCCATTGGGCTCATGACGTACTGGCAGCTTACTTTGAACGGGTTGGAGATGATCCTTCGGTCTACCAGGCCAAGAAAGAATTTGGGATTATTGGACACTGGGAAGATAAGAATGACCGTATACCCTCACTTCACAGGGATGTCGTGAAGGGCCCGGCCCCGGTAAAAACAGAATCCCTTCTAGCCCTTTCCAAAAGACGAAAATCGACACGGTGGTATCGGAATAGACAGGTGCCACGCGAGTTCATCGATCGAGCCATTGAGAACGCATCTCATGCGCCAAGTGCATGCAATCGACAGCCATTCAAGTTTATGGTATTCGACGAATGCGAACTTGTCAGGAAGATTCTGTCACTCTCCTACGGAACTCGAGGATTTGAAGAGGACGTTCCCGTGGTCATTGTAGTGATCGGGAAGCTATCTGCATTCTCCGACGAATGCGACCGACATGTCATCTATATCGACGCATCACTGGCATCCATGTCTCTCATCTATGCATTGGAAACCATGGAAATAGGGACTTGCTGCATTAATTGGCCGGATATTAAAAAACGGGATAGAAAGATGCGCCTGTTGCTCGACCTTTCACCGGATGAAAGAGTAATCATGCTTATCGCTCTCGGGTATCCTGATCCCGATGGAATGGTGGGATACTCCCAGAAAAAGAGTGTCGAGGAGCTCAGGAGCTACAATCTCTCATGA
- a CDS encoding flippase yields MTRILSSLLPQQIKMYFKNHQEFRKIFFNAQWLMSDQLLRMVIGFIVGVWVARYLGPSDFGLLNFALAFIAMFSSLSSMGISGIVVREILQNPTQKDDLLGTSFGIQLLGGILCSILSIGTIVIVNRGDDQAIMLVMIMTLTLILQAVDSVDLWFQSRVQSKYSVMAKTFSFIIASLSKIILILTGANLVTFAWVVTLEAALRGIGLVFLYHRTGHRLLAWRMKRKIAKDLLTQSWPLIISGFGAVIYLKIDILMLRQISGDTATGIYSVAVQLSEVWYFIPVAIATSVFPSIIESKKAGVAIYHAKLQRIFNVVIPLSILLSIMISVLSKPIILLLYGDVFRESIPVLAIHIWASIFIFSGAILSKYLIAEGFIKFSMIRHGLGAIMNIVLNLVLIPQLGPIGAAIATLISYAAATYLSCFLHPGTKIVGKMITVAFLKPFKRMSETENAQ; encoded by the coding sequence ATGACAAGAATTTTATCTTCACTTCTTCCTCAACAAATCAAGATGTATTTTAAGAACCACCAGGAGTTTAGGAAAATCTTTTTCAACGCGCAATGGTTGATGTCCGACCAATTATTGCGCATGGTGATTGGATTTATTGTCGGAGTCTGGGTTGCCAGATACCTTGGCCCATCAGATTTTGGCCTCCTCAATTTTGCTCTGGCCTTCATCGCCATGTTTTCCTCCCTGTCATCTATGGGAATAAGCGGTATCGTTGTGAGAGAAATCTTGCAGAACCCTACACAAAAAGACGACCTCCTCGGCACCTCCTTTGGAATACAGCTATTGGGCGGAATCCTATGTTCTATCCTGTCCATAGGCACGATCGTCATCGTGAACCGCGGAGACGATCAGGCGATCATGCTGGTAATGATCATGACCTTAACCCTGATCCTTCAGGCCGTTGACAGTGTCGACCTGTGGTTTCAATCAAGGGTTCAATCAAAGTATTCCGTCATGGCCAAAACTTTCTCCTTTATCATCGCGTCACTTTCTAAAATAATCCTGATTCTCACGGGAGCAAACCTTGTTACTTTTGCCTGGGTTGTAACACTTGAAGCAGCATTACGAGGGATAGGACTGGTTTTTCTCTATCATAGAACCGGGCACCGGCTTCTCGCATGGCGGATGAAACGAAAGATCGCAAAAGATTTACTCACTCAGTCATGGCCTTTAATCATTTCCGGATTCGGCGCGGTTATCTATCTCAAGATTGACATTCTCATGCTTCGTCAGATTTCAGGAGACACTGCTACAGGTATCTATTCGGTTGCTGTTCAGCTCTCTGAAGTCTGGTATTTTATCCCCGTTGCAATTGCAACTTCTGTCTTTCCTTCGATCATTGAAAGTAAAAAGGCTGGCGTGGCCATTTACCACGCCAAACTTCAAAGGATTTTCAATGTTGTAATTCCCCTGTCTATTCTTCTTTCGATAATGATCAGTGTTCTTTCGAAACCGATTATTCTCTTGCTTTATGGAGATGTGTTTCGAGAGTCCATACCCGTGCTTGCCATTCATATTTGGGCAAGCATTTTCATTTTCTCAGGGGCGATTCTAAGTAAATATCTTATCGCCGAAGGGTTTATCAAGTTCTCAATGATCAGGCATGGACTCGGGGCAATCATGAACATTGTCCTTAACCTTGTTCTGATTCCACAACTTGGACCTATTGGTGCAGCAATAGCCACACTGATCTCTTATGCCGCTGCCACTTATCTATCCTGTTTTCTTCATCCAGGGACAAAGATTGTTGGTAAAATGATCACAGTGGCCTTTCTCAAACCTTTTAAGAGAATGTCAGAAACGGAGAATGCACAATGA